A region of Ignatzschineria larvae DSM 13226 DNA encodes the following proteins:
- a CDS encoding peptide ABC transporter ATP-binding protein yields the protein MVGEAPKTIVTEPLEATTETAADSAETPKGGHSDIQALLVAEDLTKYYTVNRGLFRGKGSVKALNGISFTLEKGRTLAVVGESGCGKSTLAKVLTMIETPTGGALLYKGESLLARSAEVESIRRQKIQIIFQNPYGSLNPRKKIGKILEEPLLINTDLSADERKSRVLAMMEKVGLRTEFYDRYPHMFSGGQRQRIAIARGLMLNPDIVIADEPVSALDVSVQAQVLNLMMDLQAELGLSYLFISHDLSVVEHIADDVMVMYLGKTVEKASNEAIFRYPLHPYTQALLSVTPRLNSENKREKITLQGELPSPLNPPEGCAFNTRCPFVMTKCRQAQPALKRYLDPDGHPHEVACFKLDDLSEAQAN from the coding sequence ATGGTAGGCGAAGCGCCAAAAACCATTGTAACCGAACCCTTAGAAGCGACGACAGAAACGGCGGCAGATTCAGCAGAGACGCCTAAAGGAGGTCATAGCGACATTCAAGCCTTATTAGTGGCGGAAGATTTAACGAAATATTACACCGTTAATCGTGGGCTCTTTCGGGGAAAGGGGAGCGTTAAGGCGCTCAATGGGATCTCGTTTACCTTAGAAAAAGGACGAACATTAGCGGTTGTAGGAGAATCAGGCTGTGGTAAATCCACTTTGGCCAAAGTCTTAACGATGATCGAAACGCCAACCGGTGGTGCGCTTTTATACAAAGGGGAATCGCTATTGGCGCGATCAGCGGAAGTGGAATCGATTCGCCGGCAGAAGATTCAGATTATTTTCCAAAATCCGTATGGTTCACTCAATCCTCGAAAGAAGATTGGTAAAATTCTTGAAGAGCCGTTACTGATTAATACTGATCTCTCGGCAGATGAGCGCAAATCACGAGTCTTAGCGATGATGGAAAAGGTGGGGCTTCGTACGGAATTTTATGATCGCTATCCCCATATGTTCTCAGGGGGGCAGCGGCAAAGGATTGCTATTGCGCGAGGATTAATGCTCAATCCTGATATTGTAATAGCCGATGAGCCAGTCTCAGCGCTCGATGTCTCGGTGCAAGCGCAGGTTCTTAATCTGATGATGGATCTGCAAGCAGAGCTTGGGCTTTCGTATCTCTTTATCTCGCACGACTTATCGGTGGTGGAACATATTGCCGATGATGTGATGGTAATGTATCTCGGCAAGACGGTAGAAAAAGCGAGTAATGAGGCAATTTTCCGCTATCCACTTCATCCTTATACTCAAGCGCTCTTATCAGTGACACCGCGCTTAAATAGCGAGAATAAGCGGGAGAAGATTACATTACAAGGGGAGTTGCCAAGTCCATTGAACCCGCCAGAGGGCTGCGCTTTTAATACCCGTTGTCCGTTTGTGATGACAAAATGCCGGCAAGCACAACCGGCGTTGAAGCGATATCTTGATCCCGATGGACATCCTCACGAAGTGGCGTGTTTTAAACTAGATGATCTATCTGAAGCGCAAGCAAATTAA
- the dppD gene encoding dipeptide ABC transporter ATP-binding protein, with the protein MTLLSVDQLTVEFGEKGDRFRAVDQISYSVDAGEVVGIVGESGSGKSVSSLAIMGLIDFPGTVTAEALHFNDIDLQTLSHKARRKILGADVAMIFQDPMTALNPAFTVGYQIMETLKVHQGGSRRARKARAIELLTEVGIPDAKNRLSLYPHQLSGGMSQRVMIAMAIACRPKLLIADEPTTALDVTIQGQIMNLLLKLQQEQNMALLLITHDLALVAEAADKIVVMYAGQVVEIAKADAIFAHPLHPYTEALLKSLPEFSQGKSRLESLPGVVPGKYDRPSGCLLNPRCPYRQPLCMAKEPALVAVEDHWVKCHFPLITKREMPVQKDDTAKGEEVNYV; encoded by the coding sequence ATGACACTATTAAGCGTAGACCAACTGACAGTGGAGTTTGGTGAAAAAGGGGATCGTTTCCGCGCGGTAGATCAGATCAGCTACTCTGTTGATGCCGGTGAAGTGGTCGGTATTGTTGGGGAATCGGGCTCGGGTAAATCGGTGAGCTCTTTAGCGATTATGGGCTTGATTGATTTCCCGGGAACGGTGACGGCAGAAGCACTTCATTTTAATGATATTGATCTGCAAACCTTATCTCACAAAGCGCGCCGGAAGATTTTAGGGGCGGATGTGGCGATGATTTTCCAAGATCCGATGACGGCATTGAATCCTGCATTTACGGTGGGTTATCAGATTATGGAGACCTTAAAGGTGCATCAAGGCGGCAGTCGCCGAGCACGTAAAGCGCGGGCGATTGAGCTGCTCACAGAAGTCGGGATTCCCGATGCCAAGAATCGATTGTCGCTCTATCCTCATCAGTTATCAGGGGGAATGAGTCAGCGGGTGATGATTGCCATGGCGATTGCTTGCCGGCCGAAATTACTCATTGCCGATGAGCCGACAACGGCACTTGATGTCACGATTCAAGGGCAGATTATGAATCTGTTATTGAAGTTACAACAAGAGCAGAATATGGCGCTACTGCTGATTACCCACGATTTAGCGTTAGTGGCGGAAGCGGCGGATAAAATTGTCGTAATGTATGCCGGGCAAGTGGTGGAAATAGCTAAAGCGGATGCGATTTTTGCACATCCACTACATCCTTATACCGAAGCCTTGTTGAAGTCATTGCCAGAATTTTCACAGGGGAAATCCCGCTTAGAATCGTTGCCGGGTGTGGTGCCGGGGAAATATGATCGCCCAAGTGGTTGTCTACTCAATCCTCGCTGTCCTTATCGTCAGCCCCTTTGTATGGCAAAAGAGCCTGCCTTAGTGGCAGTAGAGGATCATTGGGTGAAATGCCATTTTCCATTAATCACAAAAAGAGAGATGCCGGTTCAAAAAGACGATACGGCAAAGGGTGAGGAGGTGAATTATGTATAG
- the dppC gene encoding dipeptide ABC transporter permease DppC: MRLEENRPVDPELLLLKAPQGAFAQFWRYFSKNRGAVAGLIFILFIIIVALAAQWIAPHSPAEQFRGHLLMPPVWMEGGSWQFILGTDDVGRDILSRLIYGARLSLLVGVVVVIVSLILGITLGLLAGYFGGILESIIMRVVDIMLALPSLLLALVLVAIFGPSIVNASIALAFVALPHYVRLTRATVMSEMEKDYVVASKVAGARHTRQMFINILPNCLAPLIVQATLGFSNAILDMAALGFLGMGAQPPTPEWGTMLSDVLQYTQSAWWVVAFPGIAILLTVLAFNLMGDGLRDALDPKLKV; this comes from the coding sequence ATGCGGTTAGAGGAGAATCGACCGGTAGATCCTGAGCTTCTACTCTTAAAGGCCCCGCAAGGCGCTTTTGCCCAATTTTGGCGCTATTTTAGTAAAAATCGGGGTGCCGTTGCAGGTTTGATCTTTATTCTATTCATTATTATCGTTGCACTTGCTGCACAGTGGATTGCCCCCCATTCGCCGGCAGAACAATTTCGAGGGCATCTCTTAATGCCACCGGTTTGGATGGAGGGCGGTTCGTGGCAATTTATCCTCGGCACTGATGATGTGGGCCGAGATATCTTAAGTCGGCTAATTTATGGCGCGCGGCTATCGCTTCTCGTGGGCGTTGTCGTCGTGATTGTATCCTTAATTTTAGGGATAACCCTTGGGCTATTAGCAGGCTATTTTGGCGGTATTTTAGAGAGCATTATTATGCGCGTTGTGGATATTATGTTAGCGCTCCCTAGTCTTCTGCTTGCGTTAGTGTTAGTGGCGATCTTTGGGCCCTCTATTGTCAATGCCTCTATTGCGCTTGCTTTTGTGGCGTTACCTCACTATGTACGCTTAACCCGGGCAACGGTGATGAGTGAGATGGAGAAAGATTATGTGGTGGCCTCAAAAGTCGCCGGAGCACGCCATACTCGGCAGATGTTTATCAATATTTTGCCCAACTGTTTAGCGCCTTTAATTGTGCAGGCCACATTAGGGTTTTCCAATGCGATTTTGGATATGGCTGCATTAGGATTCTTAGGGATGGGCGCACAACCACCGACACCGGAGTGGGGCACGATGCTCTCAGATGTCTTGCAATATACTCAATCTGCTTGGTGGGTTGTGGCATTTCCGGGCATTGCGATTTTATTAACGGTATTAGCATTTAACCTGATGGGCGATGGTCTGCGGGATGCGCTTGATCCGAAGCTAAAGGTTTAA